From a single Actinomyces viscosus genomic region:
- a CDS encoding sugar phosphate isomerase/epimerase family protein: MVDIALDPNMYYRTMSTVRTLDKAAELGFEYVELSPNADFHFWHHRPAADDAFVAELNRAQKETGVKVRTLNPVFNWSSPDEEERRAQVSNWRRLLELADQIDVREITSEFSGDRNQARRSEEQWFRSIEELIPDFERYGIRLNMEAHPYDFVELHDPALNLVRAVNKDWLGYEFCCPHAFHLSDGAGDVERMIRTAHEAGKLREVHIADGFNHRANDGNRYIVNPPGADVTVHQHNEVGNGEVDWDAVFSTLRDIDFDGVLSVCVFGWHEHADDINRRVLARLHKELG, from the coding sequence TTGGTAGACATCGCCCTTGACCCGAACATGTACTACCGCACCATGTCCACGGTGCGGACCCTCGACAAGGCAGCCGAGCTGGGCTTCGAGTACGTCGAGCTCTCGCCCAACGCGGACTTCCACTTCTGGCACCACCGTCCCGCCGCCGACGACGCCTTCGTCGCCGAGCTCAACAGGGCTCAGAAGGAGACGGGCGTCAAGGTGCGCACCCTCAACCCCGTCTTCAACTGGTCCTCACCCGATGAGGAGGAGCGGCGCGCCCAGGTGTCCAACTGGCGCCGGCTGCTCGAGCTCGCCGACCAGATCGACGTCCGGGAGATCACCTCGGAGTTCTCCGGGGACCGCAACCAGGCCCGCCGCAGCGAGGAGCAGTGGTTCCGCTCCATCGAGGAGCTCATTCCCGACTTCGAGCGCTACGGCATCCGCCTCAACATGGAGGCCCACCCCTACGACTTCGTCGAGCTGCACGACCCCGCCCTGAACCTGGTGCGCGCGGTCAACAAGGACTGGCTCGGCTACGAGTTCTGCTGCCCGCACGCCTTCCACCTCTCCGACGGCGCAGGTGACGTCGAGCGCATGATCCGCACCGCCCACGAGGCCGGAAAGCTGCGTGAGGTCCACATCGCCGACGGCTTCAACCACCGCGCCAACGACGGCAACCGCTACATCGTCAACCCTCCCGGCGCGGACGTCACTGTCCACCAGCACAATGAGGTCGGCAACGGCGAGGTCGACTGGGACGCCGTCTTCTCCACACTGCGGGACATCGACTTCGACGGCGTGCTCTCCGTGTGCGTCTTCGGCTGGCACGAGCACGCCGACGACATCAACCGCCGAGTGCTGGCCCGGCTCCACAAAGAGCTCGGCTGA
- a CDS encoding sugar phosphate isomerase/epimerase family protein gives MSKAVNTSDPKYSQLTIGVCPDQWGVWFPEDPKQMDPRQAWEEMAEAGFEVIETGPFGYFPTDPKELQKWCDEFGMRVVAGTGWGILHKQDAWETTLKTFRAIAETHAAVGAEYIVHLPPLYRDDKTWEWTDDRVLSDDAWKLYIEHANALGQMLLDEYGLKMVLHPHGDSHIETPEEIARIFDATDPTYVNLCLDSGHVVYGGGDPVELCRKYPERITYVHIKAFDEDITREAHEKDWPFGEAVTKGASVCPPAGLPEMHEFVDALAALDKPIYAICEQDCYPCDPSFPKQNAINMRTYLAECGLGLA, from the coding sequence ATGTCCAAAGCCGTCAACACCAGCGACCCCAAGTACTCCCAGCTCACCATCGGCGTCTGCCCCGACCAGTGGGGCGTCTGGTTCCCCGAGGACCCCAAGCAGATGGACCCCCGTCAGGCCTGGGAGGAGATGGCCGAGGCGGGCTTCGAGGTCATCGAGACCGGCCCCTTCGGCTACTTCCCGACCGACCCCAAGGAGCTCCAGAAGTGGTGCGACGAGTTCGGCATGCGGGTGGTGGCCGGCACCGGCTGGGGCATCCTGCACAAGCAGGACGCCTGGGAGACCACGCTCAAGACCTTCCGCGCCATCGCCGAGACCCACGCCGCCGTCGGCGCCGAGTACATCGTCCACCTGCCCCCGCTCTACCGTGACGACAAGACCTGGGAGTGGACCGACGACCGCGTCCTGTCCGACGACGCCTGGAAGCTCTACATCGAGCACGCCAACGCCCTGGGCCAGATGCTCCTGGACGAGTACGGCCTCAAGATGGTCCTCCACCCCCACGGCGACTCCCACATCGAGACGCCCGAGGAGATCGCCCGCATCTTCGACGCCACCGACCCGACCTACGTCAACCTGTGTCTGGACTCCGGGCACGTCGTCTACGGCGGCGGCGACCCGGTCGAGCTGTGCAGGAAGTACCCCGAGCGCATCACCTACGTCCACATCAAGGCCTTCGACGAGGACATCACCCGCGAGGCCCACGAGAAGGACTGGCCCTTCGGCGAGGCCGTCACCAAGGGCGCCTCGGTCTGCCCGCCGGCCGGCCTGCCCGAGATGCACGAGTTCGTCGACGCCCTGGCGGCCCTGGACAAGCCCATCTACGCGATCTGCGAGCAGGACTGCTACCCCTGCGACCCCTCCTTCCCCAAGCAGAACGCCATCAACATGCGCACGTACCTGGCCGAGTGCGGCCTGGGCCTGGCCTGA
- the iolD gene encoding 3D-(3,5/4)-trihydroxycyclohexane-1,2-dione acylhydrolase (decyclizing) gives MSNEAYAGTIRLTVAQATIRFLSNQYSERDGVEQRLIAGAFGIFGHGNVAGIGQALLQNEIARADGEQEMPYIMPRNEQGQVHAAAAFAKTTNRLQTYMCTASIGPGSLNMVTGAALATTNRLPVLLFPSDQFATRVPDPVLQQLEDPTSLDVSVNDAFRPVSRFFDRINRPEQLIPSLLNAMRVLTDPAETGAVTIAMPQDVQAEVFDWPVEFFRKRVWHVRRPVPEPAALERAVALIKAAKRPLIIAGGGAIYSGASEELRALATATGIPVGDTQAGKGAINFDHPSAVGGVGSTGGDSGNHIADKADLIIGVGTRYSDFTTASKTQFKNPDVKFVNINVTPFDAAKESAEMVVADAREALAALTEALADYHVEESYSEEITREKEAWLKATERCYHLDHGPLPAQTEVFGALNELMGEEDVVINAAGSMPGDLQALWQARSPLQYHVEYAFSCMGYEVPAAMGVKLARPDAEVVSIVGDGTYQMLPMELATVVQENIKVIYVLLQNYGFCSIGALSESRGSQRFGTKYRQRGEGSHLADEQVIDGVDIAANARSWGLDVLEVHTIEEFKEAYRKAEASDRPTMIHIETDLYGPNPPGSSWWDVPVSGVSALESTQRAYEDYQRDRKPQRHYL, from the coding sequence ATGAGCAACGAAGCCTACGCCGGCACGATCCGTCTGACGGTCGCCCAGGCCACCATCCGTTTCCTGTCCAACCAGTACTCCGAGCGCGACGGCGTCGAGCAGCGCCTCATCGCCGGTGCCTTCGGCATCTTCGGTCACGGCAACGTGGCCGGCATCGGTCAGGCCCTCCTGCAGAACGAGATCGCCCGCGCCGACGGCGAGCAGGAGATGCCCTACATCATGCCCCGCAACGAGCAGGGGCAGGTGCACGCGGCCGCCGCCTTCGCCAAGACCACCAACCGCCTCCAGACCTACATGTGCACGGCCTCGATCGGTCCGGGCTCGCTCAACATGGTCACCGGCGCCGCCCTGGCCACCACCAACCGCCTGCCGGTGCTGCTGTTCCCCTCCGACCAGTTCGCCACCCGCGTCCCCGACCCCGTGCTCCAGCAGCTGGAGGACCCCACCAGCCTGGACGTGAGCGTCAACGACGCCTTCCGTCCCGTCTCCCGCTTCTTCGACCGCATCAACCGGCCCGAGCAGCTCATCCCCTCGCTGCTCAACGCCATGCGCGTGCTCACCGACCCCGCCGAGACCGGCGCGGTGACCATCGCCATGCCCCAGGACGTCCAGGCCGAGGTCTTCGACTGGCCCGTGGAGTTCTTCCGCAAGCGCGTGTGGCACGTGCGCCGCCCGGTGCCCGAGCCCGCCGCCCTTGAGCGCGCCGTCGCCCTCATCAAGGCCGCCAAGCGCCCCCTCATCATCGCCGGCGGAGGCGCCATCTACTCCGGCGCCAGCGAGGAGCTGCGGGCCCTGGCCACCGCCACCGGCATCCCGGTGGGCGACACCCAGGCCGGCAAGGGCGCCATCAACTTCGACCACCCCAGCGCGGTGGGCGGCGTGGGATCCACCGGCGGCGACTCCGGCAACCACATCGCCGACAAGGCCGACCTCATCATCGGTGTGGGCACGCGCTACTCCGACTTCACCACGGCCTCCAAGACCCAGTTCAAGAACCCCGACGTGAAGTTCGTGAACATCAACGTCACCCCCTTCGACGCCGCCAAGGAGAGCGCCGAGATGGTGGTGGCCGACGCCCGCGAGGCCCTGGCCGCCCTGACCGAGGCGCTCGCCGACTACCACGTCGAGGAGTCCTACTCCGAGGAGATCACCCGCGAGAAGGAGGCCTGGCTCAAGGCCACCGAGCGCTGCTACCACCTGGACCACGGGCCGCTGCCCGCCCAGACCGAGGTCTTCGGAGCCCTCAACGAGCTCATGGGGGAGGAGGACGTCGTCATCAACGCCGCCGGCTCCATGCCCGGTGACCTCCAGGCCCTGTGGCAGGCCCGCAGCCCGCTGCAGTACCACGTGGAGTACGCCTTCTCCTGCATGGGCTACGAGGTCCCCGCCGCGATGGGCGTCAAGCTCGCCCGGCCCGACGCCGAGGTGGTCTCCATCGTGGGTGACGGCACCTACCAGATGCTCCCCATGGAGCTGGCCACCGTGGTCCAGGAGAACATCAAGGTCATCTACGTCCTGCTGCAGAACTACGGCTTCTGCTCCATCGGTGCCCTGTCGGAGTCCCGCGGCTCCCAGCGCTTCGGCACCAAGTACCGCCAGCGCGGCGAGGGCAGCCACCTGGCCGACGAGCAGGTCATCGACGGCGTCGACATCGCCGCCAACGCCCGCTCCTGGGGGCTGGACGTCCTCGAGGTCCACACCATCGAGGAGTTCAAGGAGGCCTACCGCAAGGCCGAGGCCTCCGACCGTCCCACGATGATCCACATCGAGACCGACCTCTACGGCCCCAACCCGCCCGGGTCGAGCTGGTGGGACGTCCCGGTCTCCGGCGTCTCCGCCCTGGAGTCCACCCAGCGCGCCTATGAGGACTACCAGCGCGACCGCAAGCCGCAGCGCCACTACCTCTAG
- a CDS encoding Gfo/Idh/MocA family protein, with product MTVRIGLIGAGGMGRAHVERIENELAGGRIVAVADLNLEGAKAVAEPLGAKAYGSGAELIADPDVDAVLIATFGKVHAPDVIAAVEAGKYVLCEKPLATTPEDCIAIMEAEQKAGKKLVTVGFMRRFDAGYQEMRAALESGELGYATLVHCRHRNPSVPENYTTRNMIDDTAIHEIDICRYLLDDEIVSVRVDAPRSTSHRFDHLQDPLVLVARTASGVLIDDEINVNIQFGYSIECELVMEAGTIRLSDQNTVITRDSYGNRNPICRSHIDRFHDAFNQEVQQWIRAVERDEHTGSTAWDGYAATCVVDAGLASLEDGGRQVDVEMIAKPAFYA from the coding sequence ATGACTGTACGCATCGGACTTATCGGCGCCGGCGGCATGGGCCGCGCCCATGTCGAGCGCATCGAGAACGAGCTGGCCGGCGGCAGGATCGTCGCCGTGGCCGACCTCAACCTCGAGGGCGCCAAGGCCGTGGCCGAACCCCTGGGCGCCAAGGCCTACGGCAGCGGTGCCGAGCTCATCGCCGACCCCGACGTCGACGCCGTCCTCATCGCCACCTTCGGCAAGGTCCACGCCCCCGACGTCATCGCCGCCGTCGAGGCCGGCAAGTACGTCCTGTGCGAGAAGCCCCTGGCCACCACCCCCGAGGACTGCATCGCCATCATGGAGGCCGAGCAGAAGGCCGGCAAGAAGCTGGTCACGGTCGGCTTCATGCGGCGCTTCGACGCCGGCTACCAGGAGATGCGCGCTGCCCTGGAGAGCGGGGAGCTGGGCTACGCCACGCTCGTCCACTGCCGCCACCGCAACCCCTCGGTCCCGGAGAACTACACCACCCGCAACATGATCGACGACACCGCGATCCACGAGATCGACATCTGTCGCTACCTGCTGGACGACGAGATCGTCTCGGTGCGCGTGGACGCGCCCCGCTCCACCTCTCATCGCTTCGACCACCTCCAGGACCCGCTCGTCCTCGTGGCCAGGACCGCCTCGGGCGTGCTCATCGACGACGAGATCAACGTCAACATCCAGTTCGGCTACTCCATCGAGTGCGAGCTGGTCATGGAGGCCGGCACCATCCGCCTCAGCGACCAGAACACGGTCATCACCCGGGACTCCTACGGCAACCGCAACCCGATCTGCCGCAGCCACATCGACCGCTTCCACGATGCCTTCAACCAGGAGGTCCAGCAGTGGATCCGCGCCGTCGAGCGCGATGAGCACACCGGGTCCACGGCCTGGGACGGCTACGCCGCCACCTGCGTGGTCGACGCCGGCCTGGCCTCCCTGGAGGACGGCGGCCGCCAGGTCGACGTCGAGATGATCGCCAAGCCCGCCTTCTACGCCTGA
- a CDS encoding CoA-acylating methylmalonate-semialdehyde dehydrogenase: protein MRTIAHWIDGKPYEGTPIGRFAVENPGTGEVEAELLQASDADLDHAVEVARRAQREWAKVSLAKRTAIMFRMRQLVLDHQDEMARMIVAEHGKNYSDAVGEIQRGRETLDFATAINVALKGEYSSDISTGVDIHTLRQPVGVVAGICPFNFPAMVPMWMHPIAIATGNAFILKPASATPSAALLTAELYKEAGLPDGVFNVVSGNRTMVSKVLEHPGIDAISFVGSTPVAHIVQNTGVTHGKRVQALGGANNHAIVMPDSDLDFAAQHISAAAFGAAGERCMALPVVVAVGGCGPDLARRVKAHAEKIKVGYGMDEGVEMGPVIDAKSKEFITGLIDDAESRGAEIVLDGRPLVIPGHEKGHFLGPTIVDNVPLESSLYTEEVFGPVLAIVHADTYEEAIKQVNSSPFGNGAAIFTNDGGVARRFELDVEAGMVGINVPIPTPVAYYSFGGWKESLLGDTHIHGPEGVRFYTRAKAVTSRWPSEKTYAATMSFQREE from the coding sequence ATGAGAACGATTGCGCACTGGATCGACGGAAAGCCCTACGAGGGCACTCCGATCGGCCGCTTCGCCGTCGAGAACCCGGGAACCGGCGAGGTCGAGGCGGAGCTGCTGCAGGCCTCCGACGCCGATCTCGACCACGCCGTCGAGGTCGCCCGCCGCGCCCAGAGGGAGTGGGCCAAGGTCTCCCTGGCCAAGCGCACGGCGATCATGTTCCGCATGCGTCAGCTGGTTCTGGACCACCAGGACGAGATGGCCAGGATGATCGTGGCCGAGCACGGCAAGAACTACTCCGACGCCGTCGGCGAGATCCAGCGCGGTCGCGAGACCCTCGACTTCGCCACCGCCATCAACGTGGCCCTCAAGGGCGAGTACTCCTCCGACATCTCCACCGGCGTGGACATCCACACCCTGCGCCAGCCGGTCGGCGTCGTCGCCGGCATCTGCCCCTTCAACTTCCCGGCCATGGTGCCCATGTGGATGCACCCCATCGCCATCGCCACCGGCAACGCCTTCATCCTCAAGCCGGCCTCGGCCACGCCCTCGGCGGCGCTGCTGACGGCCGAGCTCTACAAGGAGGCCGGCCTGCCCGACGGCGTCTTCAACGTCGTCTCCGGCAACCGCACCATGGTCTCCAAGGTCCTCGAGCACCCCGGCATCGACGCCATCTCCTTCGTGGGCTCCACCCCGGTGGCCCACATCGTGCAGAACACCGGCGTCACCCACGGCAAGCGCGTCCAGGCCCTGGGCGGGGCGAACAACCATGCCATCGTCATGCCCGACTCCGATCTGGACTTCGCCGCCCAGCACATCTCCGCCGCCGCCTTCGGTGCCGCCGGCGAGCGCTGCATGGCCCTGCCCGTCGTCGTGGCCGTGGGTGGCTGCGGCCCGGACCTGGCTCGCCGCGTCAAGGCCCACGCCGAGAAGATCAAGGTCGGCTACGGCATGGACGAGGGCGTCGAGATGGGCCCGGTCATCGACGCCAAGTCCAAGGAGTTCATCACCGGCCTCATCGACGACGCCGAGTCCCGGGGCGCCGAGATCGTCCTCGACGGACGCCCGCTGGTGATCCCCGGCCACGAGAAGGGCCACTTCCTCGGCCCGACCATCGTGGACAACGTCCCCCTGGAGTCCTCGCTCTACACCGAGGAGGTCTTCGGGCCGGTGCTCGCGATCGTCCACGCCGACACCTACGAGGAGGCCATCAAGCAGGTCAACTCCTCGCCCTTCGGCAACGGCGCGGCCATCTTCACCAACGACGGCGGCGTGGCCCGCCGCTTCGAGCTCGACGTCGAGGCCGGCATGGTCGGCATCAACGTGCCGATCCCCACGCCGGTGGCCTACTACTCCTTCGGCGGATGGAAGGAGTCGCTCCTGGGCGACACCCACATCCACGGCCCCGAGGGCGTGCGGTTCTACACCCGGGCCAAGGCGGTCACCAGCCGCTGGCCCTCGGAGAAGACCTACGCCGCGACCATGTCCTTCCAGCGCGAGGAGTGA